A stretch of Hippoglossus hippoglossus isolate fHipHip1 chromosome 20, fHipHip1.pri, whole genome shotgun sequence DNA encodes these proteins:
- the map3k22 gene encoding LOW QUALITY PROTEIN: mitogen-activated protein kinase kinase kinase 22 (The sequence of the model RefSeq protein was modified relative to this genomic sequence to represent the inferred CDS: deleted 2 bases in 1 codon) gives MMTVNMDDGLQNGPGQHRNSQDDEEALNSIMKDLAALGRCYTQHNKPKNRTLLYKQDLRVKLEHEREKRIIPFQRPLKIKELMQKVTEAFGQQMDMFFMEKELLLPLKTQEDLDQAVLTLSCSSGINGLLRILLKTPKNNHYLQVNSRDNQSEMRSSRSLGDLKGSLLKGSERVRKHSTGSLHTGRTSPPPGSVPEEQQQIARQGSYTSIHSEGEFIPETLDRNMLDPFGSADNSLSNSCQSIDQALDSPPFSQNNRDNNYLNLNYEYKGRHGKGGTFPRQFQLPNRSKDYGDRRRTLPRSFMPQENLFQLVPSSRTRSYNGDSTLQYSDLRSLGRSSDKSCQIGAAKSPRAPVNWRQGKLLGRGAFGEVYLCYDADAGHELAAKQVPFDPDCQETSKEVNALECEIQLLKNLRHERIVQYYGCLRDLEQRKLTIFVEFMPGGSIKDQLKAYGALTEKVTRRYTRQILQGVSYLHSNMIVHRDIKGANILRDSSGNVKLGDFGASKRIQTICMSGTGIKSVTGTPYWMSPEVINGEGYGRKADVWSVACTVVEMLTQKPPWAEYEAMAAIFKIATQPTKPILPDSVSDACRDYLRQVFVEEKWRPTADVLLSPVCPGLLLRPADPNPLPCLRGLRGPNASPPLRPGPPRPQGAPSHPVTRLQGSAPLQLPAL, from the exons ATGATGAAGAGGCGTTAAACTCCATCATGAAGGACCTGGCAGCCCTGGGCCGCTGCTACACCCAGCACAACAAGCCCAAGAACAGAACCTTACTCTACAAACAG GATTTAAGAGTCAAGCTGGAgcatgagagagaaaaacg CATCATCCCATTCCAGAGGCCGCTGAAGATCAAGGAGCTGATGCAGAAAGTGACCGAGGCCTTTGGCCAACAGATGGACATGTTCTTTATGGAAAAAGAG TTGCTGCTGCCCCTGAAGACCCAGGAAGACCTGGATCAGGCGGTGCTGACGTTGAGCTGCAGCTCAGGGATCAACGGGCTGCTCAGGATACTGCTCAAGACTCCGAAGAACAACCAT TACCTACAGGTGAACAGCAGGGACAACCAGAGCGAGATGAGATCATCGCGGTCGCTGGGAGATTTGAAGGGCTCCCTGCTCAAGGGGTCGGAGAGGGTGCGCAAACACTCGACGG GCTCCCTCCACACAGGTCGGACGTCCCCGCCGCCGGGCAGCGtcccagaggagcagcagcagatcgcCCGCCAGGGCTCTTACACCAGCATCCACAGTGAAGGGGAGTTCATCCCCGAGACCCTGGACCGGAAT ATGCTGGATCCCTTTGGGAGCGCAGACAATTCACTGTCaaacagctgtcaatcaatagACCAGGCACTGGACAG CCCTCCGTTCTCACAGAACAACCGTGACAATAATTACCTAAACCTCAACTACGAATACAAAG GTCGCCACGGGAAAGGGGGGACTTTCCCTCGCCAGTTCCAGTTGCCAAATCGCAGCAAGGATTACGGAGACC gtcgCAGGACGCTTCCCCGGAGCTTCATGCCACAGGAGAACCTGTTTCAGCTGGTTCCCTCCAGTCGCACACGCAGTTATAACGGAGACAGTACGCTGCAGTACAGCGACCTGCGCTCGCTGGGCCGCAGCTCTGACAAGAGCTGCCAGATTGGTGCGGCCAAGT CACCGCGGGCGCCAGTCAACTGGCGACAAGGAAAGCTGCTGGGCCGCGGGGCGTTCGGGGAGGTCTACCTCTGCTATGACGCCGACGCGGGACACGAGCTCGCCGCCAAGCAGGTGCCGTTTGATCCGGACTGTCAGGAAACCAGCAAG gagGTGAATGCTCTGGAGTGTGAGATTCAGCTGCTGAAGAATCTGCGCCATGAGCGGATTGTTCAGTACTACGGTTGTCTTCGGGACCTGGAGCAGAGAAAACTCACCATATTTGTCGAGTTTATGCCTGGG GGCTCAATAAAGGACCAACTTAAAGCCTATGGGGCACTGACGGAGAAGGTGACGAGGAGATACACCAGACAGATCCTCCAAGGAGTCTCCTACCTGCACAGCAACATGATTGTACACAGAGACATTAAAG GTGCTAACATCCTGAGAGACTCCTCGGGGAACGTGAAGCTGGGAGACTTTGGAGCCAGCAAACGCATCCAGACCATCTGCATGTCTGGTACAGGGATCAAGTCCGTCACTGGCACCCCCTACTGGATGAGCCCGGAAGTTATCAACGGGGAGGGGTACGGCCGGAAAGCTGATGTATG GAGTGTTGCCTGCACGGTTGTGGAAATGCTGACCCAGAAACCTCCTTGGGCCGAGTATGAGGCCATGGCGGCCATTTTTAAGATCGCCACCCAGCCTACGAAGCCCATCCTTCCCGATAGCGTGTCGGACGCTTGCAGGGACTACCTGCGGCAGGTGTTTGTGGAGGAGAAGTGGCGGCCCACTGCGGATGTCCTCCTCAGC CCCGTTTGTCCAGGGCTGCTTCTGAGGCCTGCGGACCCCAATCCCCTCCCCTGCCTGCGAGGCCTCCGCGGCCCCAatgcctcccctcctctccgGCCCGGCCCGCCCCGTCCCCAGGGCGCCCCCTCCCACCCTGTCACCAGGCTCCAGGGCTCAGCACCACTCCAACTTCCTGCCCTGTAG